The sequence below is a genomic window from Longimicrobium sp..
GCGCCGACAGCGTCAAGGTGGGGCCGCTCACCCCCGAGCAGCGGGAGCAGTTCTATCACCTGGCCGAGGGAAGCGAGATCCTTCCCTACGCCTGGATCCGGGCGCTGCGCAACCCCGCCGACCGGTCGAAGTTCTTCCTGGAGTCTCCGGAGCGGTTCGGCCTGATCGCCGACTCCGCCAACGCGGACGGGCTTCCCGTGGGGGTGACGGTGGCCACCACGGTCGACACGCGGTTCCTGGGCGTTCGCATGCTGGGCTTCAACTGCTCGGCGTGCCACGTGAACGAGATCACGTACGGGGGCAACCGGCTGCGCATCGACGGCGCGCCCAGCCGGTTCAACACCGACGTGTTCGGGAACGACCTCACGCAGGCCATGAAGGAAACGCTCAAGCCGGCGCACCTGGTGCAGTTCATCCTCGACCTGCTGCGCCACCGGGAGCCCAATGCCGGGCCGCCCAGCCACCGGCTGAACCACAGCAGCCATCCGTCCGCCCGGCAGATGCTGGAGGGCCTGGTCGACGCGGAGCGTACCGCCGCCGAGGCGGCGTTCCTGGGGGAGCTTGGCCAGGCGCTGCGGGCCGACTCGGCGGCAAGCGCCGCCGTGAACCTGCACTACCTGCCGTTCGACAGCGCGGCGCCCGGGTTCCAACAGCTGATGCAGCGCTACAACCAGGAAAGCCTGGGCGCCGCGCACGCCCGGCTGCGCGCGGCACTTCCGCAGGAGCCGGCCGTGGCTTCCGACGCGCAGGCCACCGCGGCCCGGCACGCCTCGCTGGGCGAAATCCTGGTGATCGCCCGAATGCTGCGCGACCGCATCGAGTTCATGGCGTCGGTCGCCGGCAACACGCCCAAGGTGCCCACCACCGCCGACGGTCCCGGCCGGGTGGACGCGTTCGGGGTGGCGCGCAACCGCCTGTACCCCAACGACCCGGTGCCGACCACCGCGCCGGTGAGCTTTCCGCACCTGTGGGGGTTCGCGCAGAACGTGTGGCTGCACTACGACGCCAACACCAACTCGGTGATGGAGCGCAACCTGGGACAGGCGCTGGGCGTGGGCGGCGTCTACGACCCGGTGACCCTGAGGTCGACGCTGAACCCCATCAACCTCCACCGGCTGGAACTGCTGGCGCGGCAGCTTCCGGAGCCCACGTGGCCGGCGTTCTTCCCGCCCATCGACCGGGCCAAGGCAGCGCAGGGGGAGCCGCTCTTCGGCACGTACTGCGCGGGGTGCCACCAGGACCCG
It includes:
- a CDS encoding di-heme-cytochrome C peroxidase, which encodes MWTRRGVAGWVVLLAVVPSLACEGGQGGDGGEKGADGPVVSADSVKVGPLTPEQREQFYHLAEGSEILPYAWIRALRNPADRSKFFLESPERFGLIADSANADGLPVGVTVATTVDTRFLGVRMLGFNCSACHVNEITYGGNRLRIDGAPSRFNTDVFGNDLTQAMKETLKPAHLVQFILDLLRHREPNAGPPSHRLNHSSHPSARQMLEGLVDAERTAAEAAFLGELGQALRADSAASAAVNLHYLPFDSAAPGFQQLMQRYNQESLGAAHARLRAALPQEPAVASDAQATAARHASLGEILVIARMLRDRIEFMASVAGNTPKVPTTADGPGRVDAFGVARNRLYPNDPVPTTAPVSFPHLWGFAQNVWLHYDANTNSVMERNLGQALGVGGVYDPVTLRSTLNPINLHRLELLARQLPEPTWPAFFPPIDRAKAAQGEPLFGTYCAGCHQDPPARDACYPLESIGTDALRAVNFTEPLGNGRFTDSVAPVLHKMKTAAYETFKVPPAQRQVMNGIPDSAVVWRTTGQYGIRTLRGTWATAPYLHNGSVPSLYELLLPAARRSTTFPVGHAEYDPIRVGYAMNAPAGTARFTTTVPGNSNQGHEFGTDLSDVERWALVEYLKTLGAYTGSRPQPVGTPCPNLNGPIQRR